The following DNA comes from Hordeum vulgare subsp. vulgare chromosome 3H, MorexV3_pseudomolecules_assembly, whole genome shotgun sequence.
TGCCGATGAACCAGTAGAAAATTCCTCAATGTTCCACGGgtttcgtgttcttcccccaaacCATATATCATCATAGGCGAGTGAACCTGTCACAAGCTTCGCTACAAGGACCGCCCCAGCAGACTTCAGTCTGTGCAAGGATGATACACATGGAACTCAGAACACTGCTTGAACACAGAAAGTGACCATAGGAAGTGAATTTGGGTGCCTATTCATACTGTAGGGGTCTCCCTCGCAGTTTCATTCCAAAAGAAAAACATTGCTTAAACACTATGCTACAGGAGAAATGAACAAACCTTTTGTACACAAAAGCTTCCATATCAATAGCTTGATTCTTGAATGTTTTTGAGCCCCAAGTTGTATTATATTGTGGTACTGCAATTATATCTTTCAGGCCATATGGAATGCCATGCAGGGGACCTAATATGAGAAGTTTTCAGTACAACATTTATGTATGGCAAATTAGCATAGTACTGACACTGGATGGCCTTGCTTGCAACTAATTTCACATAATCGAGAGACTTCCACCTTCAGAGTTTTAAAACACCTGTAAAAGGTTGGGCTAGTGCAAGATACTACTGATCATCATTTTGTTCCACACCCCAATAAAGTGAGAACCAATCTTAACAGGAAGCTATGTATACCGAAAAATGTTATCAATCAAACAAAGgatttaagaaaaataaaatagccaTCTCATAATTCCAAGAAGATTTCCCACATACCAAGGTATTTTCCTTGCTCCAGCAAGTCATCTGCCTcttttgcttgcttgtatgctaaATCTTCAGTGTATGTAATAACAGATTCAAGAACAGCACCATACCTAATGAAAATATCAAACAACCACTACATGGTTAAGAAATAATTCTCAGTCTAATGTCATACTCATATAAGTCCATGTGAAAAATGTGAGGAAGACAAAAAAATAGCCAAACCTTTTTAATCTCCTTAAAAATACATCAGTAAGTTCACGTGATGTTATTTTCTTTGTCCTAATAAGCTCACCAAACTCAATTATCTGACATGGAGATTACTGAATCAAAAGAAATTCATTTGAAGTCCATAACAAATGTATGATAAAATGGTTAATAATACTGACCGACATAAAGGCAATATCTTCATCGTTGCTAGGACGGTGTATCATAGAGGCTTGAGGATAGTCGAACGTTTCACTCTCCTTGACTTTGCTTTCACTACCCCATGACGATTTGAAGACTAGAACAGAAGGGTCATGCAATCCACCATTCTTCAAAGCCACCAACCTTCGGTTTTCTCTAAATGCAGGTACATTAAATTCTTTTGCACCGTCTTCCATCTCACGCAGCTGGCAGGATCAAAGGGTAGCGTAGGTGGATAAAACAACAATATTAGCATGGTAATTATTGAAAAAAATATTAACGCATTAGGACTTGAAAACTACAAGGCGTAATTACTTTTGAATCATTGAAAAAATCAGCATCAAAGAACTTCATGGACTCCTTCAAGGCAATCACACCGCTTACTGGTTCTTTTCTTGAAATATCTTTTGCAGAAATAACATCCTTGGTGTCCTGAAATAATAGATAAATTGATATGCCCAGTGATGAAAAAATGAGAGCAACAATGCCAGATTTAACAGCGGAGAAGTCCATGCCTTCCAAATCTTGTGGTATTTGGAAACAAGCGTGAATGAGTGACTCTTCCCACTCATTGGCAAGGGTAACCATGTGCATTTTGGTGGCCACGCGGCCCAAGTCTGTTTCCACAAAACAATAAACCATAAGAAAGCTTTCCTAACACTGAATTGTACAAGAATCATTTGTGGCCTTATGGTCAGACACAGACAATCAGAAAAAGGAAACATGGATCTGGAAAAAATGTGACTGTGTGGGAGCAAAGCCTAGTTAGTAGTGGCATGTGGCATGTACACCATTAAACCTGATCGCTTCTTATCCTCAAAAGAACACCTGCAGCCAGAAATCTGGGCACACCATTTCCAACTAAGCTAATGAAGAAATCCAACAGTAGGCCCAGctatagtttttttttttttttttttttttttttttttttttgcgacagCAGCTATAGTTATTGCCCATATTGTCACAGCCCGATAGAGCTGccgatatttatttatttttactgAAGTGCCTGCATAATACTCCTACAGTGGTAAGGCAGGAACCGGCTGTGGAATTTCAAAAACACTACTACAGTACAATAAAAGAGCGTTCTTATCTCACAACCTCATCTTTCATCGGCAATTTGGCACCCCCACCACATGAAAGAAAAGTTAGCAGCCGGCCTGAACAGCTTAACTGCAGTAGGGCACTCCAGGAAGCCGACAGTTCTTTGGTGCCAACTGCCAACTGCCAACTGCCAACCTAGACAGGCGAGGTCACGACATGTACAGTACTAGCATAGTACGAAGCCAAGCTGGTGCGCAGTACGCTAACCGCCGAGTAATCGCTGTCGTTCACCAAAGGCTCCTTGCTGGCCTATCAACGAACTCGCTCGCCGACTGATTCTTTTTTAATCGAATCTGCGACGGGACCATTTCGTCGGTCTCAATCACCACGCTGCGCCACTGCCGCTATGCTGCTGAATCGAATAGAATGGAAGTAATCGGCGTACCATGATGCCGGTGACGCTGGCGATGTCTCCTCCTCCGGTGCCTCCTGCTGTcctgggagcggcggcggcggcggttttcAGGACAGCGGAACAGAGGGcggcgaggaggaagaggaggtggaGACACGGCGGCGGGCGGCGGTGCCCACGTGGAATCCGCATGGCCGACACCTGGCGGCGCGCGCTGGCTAGTGGGGGACCGAGGTCCGAGAGAGGGGGGAGTTAATGGAACAGGGGATCTCTCTCCGCTGGTTGAGAGAGGGGATCCGCTGAAATCAGTGGGTCTGCTCGCGCTTCCGGTCCGCCAACTGCTGATTGCTGCTGCTGCGCTTCGGCCGCGTCCTCCGCCTGCCAAGTGTCCTTGTGGGGACAACCAAGAAACCGTTCACACATTTTTCtccctcctccttttcttctttatatactatatgcatacatcgaatattgcttttggctcccgaactcactggaggcctttaaattcaaactttaaattcagtgaaaatttgtattttaatgtttccaaaaattctgaaaaaaaaatacatagataattgaaggtataatacacaagtgtgtaaatttttagaacaaagtacgttgaaatgagggctgtgcaaaaaagacaaatctaaggctatttaacacatgttactattcatcatttcagaccatgaatttgtcttttttgtacagatcacgttttaaagttttttgacctgaaattttacacacatgtcggttacatccttacatacatgcatattttttttcagaattttttgaaccataaaaatttgaatttgaatttttcaaaaataaaggcctccatggctcccgggagccaaaacgccattctcATGCATACATGTCCTTTTTAACTTCAAATGTactcatccgttcctaaatataagtcttttaaaatattttaataAGGAAGTACCACATACgaaccaaaataaatgaatctacattataaagtatgtctatatacatctgtatttagtcccctagtgaaacctctagaaagacttatatttaggaacagaaggagtacatggcaggggtGTTTGATActaaggctggtcatagtggggagtatcatataatagtatcatgcatatgataataTTGTATAATAATATATCCatgatgcatagtatcataaactagtatcatagatgacctcatttattgatatgcatgacacatagtagcataacatttaacatgttacaATATCTACCTATGTTAGTTTAACCCACTCTCTTTTCTTTAATTGTctgtcacatcagcatgtttgctagtcccaagtatatgatactacctaaGTTACTCCCATTATGGCCAGcctaagggcatgtacaatggttgaTAAAATAGTCATATCTTAAGTCTCGCATATAATTTAAAGATAAAAAATGTTATAATGGATCAATTTTTAGCCTTATCTTCAATAACTAGCTATCCTAAAaatgtgatgatatatatatgtGCTAAAAGATCATCTTTTGTCTTCTCTTAAATAAAAGAaactttttttatgatttttctctTCTTCACTTCATCATTTATCATACATGTCACTTCTAAGATACCATCATTATACATGTCCTAAACCGCATGGATTTTGGGTACTTTGCTTCTTTGGTTTGACTCGGCCAGGTTAAGTGAAAACAAGCAGGAAATAATGTTCTATATATAGTTTATTCGTCTGCATCCCCTCCAACCTAGTTAAGGAGAAGGGCACCTAATGATGTTTGATTGCAGGCTTTGTTCTACGCAGATGTAAAATGTTGTTGTTCGGTTACATGCAAGACGTGTGGTGTGATAACCTCTTGTTGGAGTGGTGAGGTTAccgcacacatacatacacaacATAGTAACAGACACAACATAGTCGTATGAAGTTAATAACAGACATAACATAAACCAAAGTCTTAGCCAGTACTCACATGCAGTTAAACTAACAAACACTTACGACAAAGTCTTAAACAAAACGACCAACGCAAAATTCTTAAACTAAGAGAAGCAAGGATAACACCCTATCGGTCCATGGCAAATGCCTCCTCGTGCACATTGCACTTGGCCACAACGCCATCGTCATCGAAGACGATCACCTACGAGGTGTTGGGAGTCAGCAACTTGAAGGTGACGAGGTACCCAATCTTGATCTCGTGAGCACTGATGAAGGGGCTCCAACCCTTATCAAGGGTGAGACTGTTGTTCATCGTCTGAACCATGACCATCCAGGCGTAGACGGTGTACAATATTAGCATGAATTCTGGTGGGATGGTGATCAACTTCTTGGTGAAGTCAGGGCATCGATAGGTACTCCAACTTAGCATGAACTCTTACtataagaacgtatgactatacATGTGATACATGTTtatattatattgatgaattgaagctagttctgtgtcgctctaggtTGTTACTGTTGCatcatgaatgtcatccaaatatACAAATATCCATCACTCATCCAATATCTATGCTTTTTATCAAATTGTTTTTCGCtaagttgttattgttgatgttgttgttacaatcactataaaattgctattgtcactgttactgttattatttctactgttaccactactatcaaaattatcatactatttttttttacttttcaacAGAGCAGGCAAGGCGCCTACTGCTTGTGTATTAACCCAAAGAAATAGAGTTACAACCTTTTTACATGGAGATGAGATGAATCAGGGGGGAGGTGGTGTGGTGAATGTTGTTGGGGGACTATGGAAAGAAGATTACACGTAGTTTACAAGAGAAGCCTAAAAGATGGAATCTACGAGAGCAGTTATAAGCTGTCTTTTGCACTCTGGAATTCTGTGCACTAGATTCCCAAAGTCTTCTTTGAATCTCCTTTTCCAAGATAGGACAGTGGGGGCGATCTttctgaagtaattgttgttcctctCCTTCCACAGACTCTAGGTTGCCACTAGAAAGACGTCCATGAACATGCGGCCCATTTGACTGTTCCTTTGACTGTTTTTGGTTTCCTTGATGAGTGCCAATCTATCTCCAGTTGGAGACCACGTGAGCCCCAACAACTGCCAACATTCTTTGCTGAATTCGTAGCAAAAGAAGAGGTGTTAAACCATTTCTTCTACAGCCGTATCACGCAGTAGGAAACCAAGGTTGTTCCCTATGTTGTAGTATCTCCTTTTCAGCATGTTTCTTGTGTTTAGTCTGTCCACACATAGGAACCAGCCAAAGACCTTGAGTTTTGGTGTGCAAGTAGCATTCCACACCCAAGTAGACGCACGATGAGGCTGTAGTTCTCTGAAGTAGAAGgcatattattatttttgttttgaagATGTGTGCACCCCACACGTACTTCCATCGATCATGGGCCTGACCCAAAATATCTATGTCCAAAATGTGTCTTTGCATTTCTCTCACTTCTTCACGTGCTTGTATCGACAGTGGCAAGTTCAAGGCTTCGTTGAGGTCTGGAATCATCAAAAAAAATAACTGATGCATCTTCCATCCTAGTGTATGAATATGCCCTTGGGCATGCCTCACAGAAGGTGGTCCCCGTCCAATAGTCTTTCCAAAACAACGCCGAATTGCCACTTTTGATTTCAACCGCAGTAATCCCTCTGAAGAGAGGATTTAGGTTCATTACATCTTCCCACCAGAAGGACCCGAAGGTATCCACTTCATGAGGTCTATCCGTTTGATAGTATGTTTCCCATAGTAAGCTCACCGAGGGGTTGTCTTGTCGATTATAGAATTTTTGAAGGAATTTAAGGAGCATTGGTTCGTTTTTACCTTCAGATTCATTATTCCCATGCCTCCTTTATTTTTGGGGCGACATATCACTTCCCAAGCAGCTAGCAAGATACATTTTTGCTGCAGAAATGTAACGTCCGCCCAGTTTAAAATTATTATACTATTAGCTACTAAACACTTTGCTGCTGATATTTAGTTTTCTaggtgtggttgaactgacaactcaactgctatggTTCATAAATAGTCTTTACCcctcttgtgtcaaatcaataaattgggtgaaATAcaaccctcaaagactatcacaatcccctatacgtgtgggtcatcaacaactggagGGGCATCTCATCGATGAGCATGAGAACACAATGGCTTGTCCCTGGACGCACACGACTGCTCCCTTGTCGATGTCTGGTGCCACCCACCAACAATGCCCACCTGCCATAGTGGAAAGAACGAGGCAAATCACCAGAATTTGTCGGCTAAGAGGCGCATGGGAGCGACGTGCATAGTCGGTAGGAGCGGAGGCGCCAAGATCTCCGGGCCTTCGGGGGGCATGTCGATGCGCTACGAAGAGAGTATCAATCACGACAAAGAAACCTTGGGTCGTGGTTGTGTGGGTCATGGGTTGTTGTGGCTTGGGTGTGGAAGTAGTGGCTGGAGGTGAGCGCCAAGAAGGAAGGAGCGAGGCGGGGTGGGACGACGGTCCCGGTTACGTGTACGACATCACCTTAGGTTGTTCGGAATGTGGGGTTTGAGTGGGGACGAAGTGAAGGAGGTGTTCCCATGGGTGCGTAACGGGCAACAAGCACTGAAGGTGTGTGATATGTGTGTTAGGTGGGTCCCACATTAAGAAGTTGCTCTGGCAGGCTAACACGAcattaagagcaactccaatgcgCCGACCCAAACATACGACACTTATGTTCgtttttttgtccgtttgggtcggccgcaCGCCCGACGTCCACCAAGTTTAAGATTTGGGTCAGTAGTGCGCCCAACACCCGCGACCCATATTTGCCGGCCTGGTCGAtgctacggcgccaggaatccccgGCGACGGCACCAGAAATGTTTGTTttcagaagtgagggagaggaaaacgataggcaaaaaagtaaatgcaagagatatgtttgcgacacttacttggatgagcttcacctagaacttgatcctccccggcaacgacgccagaaatcggcacgttgacgggagactattcttgacttgatcctcctcggcaacgacgccagaaatccttctgttatggcaccaggaatccccggcgacctcttgagcttgcgttggttttcccttgaagagaaaagggtgatgcagcacaggagcagtaagtatttccctcagtttgagaaccaaggtatcaatctagtaggagaatcaagccaagtgtccagagtacccgcgcaaacacaaacgagcttgcacccaccgctataaaggggttgtcaatcccttcaagattgattgcaaagtgagatctgaaggtggaaagtgcaacgaagtaaaagtgtaaggctgaaaatatggtgtgaagtagacccaggggccatagtgttcactagaggcttctctcaaaatagcaaatattacggtgggtgaacaaattaccgtcgagcaattgatagaaccacgcaaagtcatgacgatatctaaggcaatgatcatacatataggcatcacgtccgagacaagtagaccgatactttctacatctactactattactccacacatcgaccgctatccagcatgcatctagtgtattcagttcatgacgaacagagtaatcccttaagcaagatgacatgatgtagagggataaactcaaaccaatgatgtaaaccccatctttttacccttgatggcaacaacacgatgtgtgcctctgaaaggaccacgatgacgcctagaggggggtgaataggctatttaaaaacttcttcggatttggcttaatcctaatgcggaaataaactaagaggataattTTTAAGCACAAATCCTAAGTGCAATAGGCACcacaacgtgcaccaacaacacgatctatgaagctggacacaacacggttactaacaagcacaagtaagttacacaagcttacttgagctatatcacatgacGAGTAGGTGaaagacacaagatactagatcacactatagcacacgatatatcaatagttgcaagtgtgaacgtgtggatatagagggtatgcttgaacgattaatcttgtacaaagaaatagccaacacaatataatgagcacaaacaatatgcaatgtatgtatgctcaattaacacaagtaaaccacaagtaaggagttagggttagggataaccaaggtcactgagacaaagatgtatcccgatgttcacttccttggagggaagctagtcaccgttagagaggtggatgttaccacgaaggcacaccaacgccacggaggctcaccctattctccctttgagacaacaccacgaaggcgtttctcaaccactagtggtaagcctttgaggtggcttccaaaccctcacaaacttttccgggggtaatcacacggattgattcctctccgaaggacTCCTACCGCCTTGGAgtttccaacctccaagagtaacaagatcacggggaatgctcaaatctcaaatagcttgggttgcgaggaggagagggagacgatctatcttttgattggaacaactctcaaaggggctcacaaatgctcttgggatctaagatttggtgtgagcaaatgtgtgtgaggtagaaatgtgttcttatgaagatatggctgtgttggaccccctcACACGAAGCGgcaggggggtatatatagtgggcatacaaaagtaaccgttggggtcacttaagtcacacagtggtcggacgtccgacggttttCGAACGTCCGGACGGCCACAaaagtcggacgtccgacaggtgtCGGACGACCGAGGAAGTGTTCATATCAGTTGGCCACTATATAGTCGAACAcggaccggacgtccgaagatagggtcggatgtccgagagtaCGGCTCTGTTCAAGagcaccggatttccgaaagaggtcggacgtccggccctcggaccaccggaggaagccggaagtccgaggtttttgactctggtgcaaggctccggatatccaaaaggggtcggacatccggccctcggacgtccggaggaaaccGGATGTCCGAGAAGTTGACTCTGGTATAGggctccggttttccgaagtggtcgggcgtccggccctcgaacgtccggaggaagccggatgtccgagatttTGACTCTAGTATAAggctccggttttccgaagtggtcgggcgtccggccctcggacgtccggagggagccggatgtccgaggctttGGTTCTGTTTTGGAATCAAACAAGAGCAGAGGAGATGTGGTTTGAGCggagaagtagagatgtagttttgagcaaatttatcgcaatacccagtgatcccctcttaatagtgcgggatccctaaagactcaagaatcataaaaagaaggggtaccgatgatctatacttgcgtgtatacttttattcgctgatcatcactccgcaccactaacgtcaaaggaaccgatacctttgagttagcctttcacttgagcttggtgttgttgttccttcttgactcaagttgaaagcaagacatgatgaagtcttcaagaagctctcccatacacaatgtggaaagcctagcttgtgtattcatcttcatctgtccaccatgtgagcattcacaagattcaagcatgtagtactcatgaatgcttatcttgatcttgtccttgttagcacatgagcttgtccttatcaacacacgatcattaacaacagcttaaaggggattagtgattagttatctatatgtgtgttgtcagcaacaccaaaacacgattaagggcatgactgcactttcagcctcgctaccccttctatcactgggtgaggtcgccgcatggtatgaacccaaaaccaagcacttctcccattgcaagaatcatagatcaagttggccaaacaaaatccacaactcgaagagaattacaaggatatgcaatcatgcatataagagatcagaagaaactcaaattagattcatatataatctgatcataaatccacaattcatcgaatttcggcaaacacaccgcaaaggaagattacatcggatagatctccgattacatcggatagatctccatgaagatcatggagaactttgtattgaagatccaagagagagaagaagccatctagctactagctatggacccgtaggtctatggtgaactactcacgcatcatcggagaggtcatggtgttgacgaagaagccctcgtatccgaatcccccttcgggcacggcaccagaacgtgccccagatgggatcttgcggagacagaagcttgcggcggcggaaaagtatttttgtggatctattgtgcagttttggatttttcctgaatttataggcggaagaggtagggcagacgaaccacagggggcccacaagcctgctaggcgcgggccccctggccgcgcctagggggcttgtggggtcccctggtggcctctgccttggttctcaagtcccgtgcgtatcttttgttccggaaaaatctttttggaagttttattccgtttggataccgtttaaaatcctcctctgaaaagggtcaaaaacacgaaaaaaacaggaactggcacttggcactgagttaataagttagtcccaaaaaatataaaaggcatacaaaacatccaaagtttgacaagataatagcatggaaccatcaaaaattatagatacgttggagacgtatcaagcatccccaagcttaactcctgctcgtcctcgagtacggaagtgataaagactgaatttttgatgtggaatgctacctagcatagttgtcctttgcaacttctttcaggtgacatgaatgttcagatccgtaagattcaaaacaatagtttgctattgacatgaaaaaaataatacttcaagcaaactagcaaagtaatcatgaactttcgaaataacaaggccaaagaaagtcatccctacaaaatcatatagtctggctatgctccatcatccccacacaactaatttaaatcatgcacaaccccggtattggccaagtaattgttttcgcaatcttagtttctcaaacctttttcaactctcacgcaatacatgagcgtgagccatggatatagcactatggtggaatagaatgtggtggaggttgtgagacaaaaaaggaggagatggtcacattaactcggcgtatcaaagggctatggagatgtccattaatagatatcaatgtgaatgagtagggatttccatacaaaggatgcactagagctataagtatgtgaaagatcaaaaggagaactagtgggtgtgcatccaacttgcttgctcacgaagtcctagggcaattttgaggaagcccattgatacgtctccatcgtatctacttttccaaactcttttgcccttgatttggactctaatttgcatgatttgaatggaactaacctcgactgacgctgtttttagcagaattgccttggtgtcatTTTTGTAAAGAAattaaagttctccaaacgtcctgaaaatttatggggagcagttttggaaaataagaaaaatatgtgcgccaagttcc
Coding sequences within:
- the LOC123444998 gene encoding putative amidase AmiD isoform X1, whose protein sequence is MRIPRGHRRPPPCLHLLFLLAALCSAVLKTAAAAAPRTAGGTGGGDIASVTGIMTWAAWPPKCTWLPLPMSGKSHSFTLVSKYHKIWKDTKDVISAKDISRKEPVSGVIALKESMKFFDADFFNDSKLREMEDGAKEFNVPAFRENRRLVALKNGGLHDPSVLVFKSSWGSESKVKESETFDYPQASMIHRPSNDEDIAFMSIIEFGELIRTKKITSRELTDVFLRRLKRYGAVLESVITYTEDLAYKQAKEADDLLEQGKYLGPLHGIPYGLKDIIAVPQYNTTWGSKTFKNQAIDMEAFVYKRLKSAGAVLVAKLVTGSLAYDDIWFGGRTRNPWNIEEFSTGSSAGPTASTSAGMVPFAIGSETAGSITYPAARCGVTALRPSFGTVARTGVMSLSESLDKLGPFCRSAADCAIVLDAIRGADADDPSSREIALEDPFHLDITKLTVGYLDSAEMEVVNVLSTKGAKLVPFKLNYTVKSVQSILNITMDVDMLAHFDSWQREGHDDDYEAQDQWPVELRRARLVPAVDYVQAQRARGRLIREVRESFTVDAFIGNATDWELVCLGNLVGLPIVVVPTGFKSIENPPKGNTRRRTTVTTGIYAPPDRDHVALALAMAYQSVTDHHKQRPPIDAN
- the LOC123444998 gene encoding putative amidase AmiD isoform X2; the encoded protein is MRIPRGHRRPPPCLHLLFLLAALCSAVLKTAAAAAPRTAGGTGGGDIASVTGIMDTKDVISAKDISRKEPVSGVIALKESMKFFDADFFNDSKLREMEDGAKEFNVPAFRENRRLVALKNGGLHDPSVLVFKSSWGSESKVKESETFDYPQASMIHRPSNDEDIAFMSIIEFGELIRTKKITSRELTDVFLRRLKRYGAVLESVITYTEDLAYKQAKEADDLLEQGKYLGPLHGIPYGLKDIIAVPQYNTTWGSKTFKNQAIDMEAFVYKRLKSAGAVLVAKLVTGSLAYDDIWFGGRTRNPWNIEEFSTGSSAGPTASTSAGMVPFAIGSETAGSITYPAARCGVTALRPSFGTVARTGVMSLSESLDKLGPFCRSAADCAIVLDAIRGADADDPSSREIALEDPFHLDITKLTVGYLDSAEMEVVNVLSTKGAKLVPFKLNYTVKSVQSILNITMDVDMLAHFDSWQREGHDDDYEAQDQWPVELRRARLVPAVDYVQAQRARGRLIREVRESFTVDAFIGNATDWELVCLGNLVGLPIVVVPTGFKSIENPPKGNTRRRTTVTTGIYAPPDRDHVALALAMAYQSVTDHHKQRPPIDAN